One Deltaproteobacteria bacterium genomic window carries:
- the selB gene encoding selenocysteine-specific translation elongation factor encodes MSLHAIVGTAGHIDHGKTALIKALTGLDTDRLKEEKERGISIDLGFAHLDLDGGVRVGIVDVPGHERFIRNMLAGAHGIDLALLVVAADDGVMPQTEEHVDILHLLGTRSGVVAITKIDLVDAARLAAVKEEIEVLLAGTALEDAPMLPVSSVTGEGVAALRAAIAERLGTYARAERPGFFRLPIDRAFVLHGHGVVVTGTATSGTVREGDTIRILPGGETARVRSVHVHNDLVREGHAGQRVALNLSGVERTEVVRGHVACSPALDRASDRLDAWVELRPGARRAVATHGAIRLFVGTADVIGKLVLLDARSELAAGTSSYAQLVLREPVAALRGDRFVLRDEASQRTIGGGVVVHAFAPRHRRNDPTVLAAVTALHHATSDDAVVEAVIALDTGVAMAPDLLLQAAHLSPERLRAVLRSDSGLVVLPEVEAPEAVTNSAKWQRVRQATIDAVIECHRATPLAPGIEMESVRTRVAPDLSPKIFRAALDRIIADKLLVRDESVLRLPAHRVALGGADQALASRAETLLRDGGLTPPDLKQIETALAVPRARLNDLLQQLEREGRVQRIAPDLYYAAAALERARGLLRDYVIAHGEITAATFRDLINASRKFSIALLDYFDRTGFTLRVGDSRKLRRP; translated from the coding sequence ATGAGCCTCCACGCGATTGTCGGCACCGCTGGCCACATCGATCACGGCAAGACCGCGCTCATCAAGGCACTCACCGGCCTGGACACCGATCGCCTCAAGGAAGAGAAGGAGCGCGGCATCTCGATCGACCTCGGCTTTGCGCACCTCGACCTCGACGGCGGCGTGCGCGTCGGCATCGTCGACGTGCCGGGGCACGAGCGCTTCATCCGCAACATGCTCGCCGGCGCGCACGGGATCGATCTCGCGTTGTTGGTAGTCGCGGCCGATGACGGCGTGATGCCGCAAACCGAGGAGCACGTCGATATCCTCCACTTGCTCGGCACGCGCAGCGGCGTCGTCGCGATTACCAAGATCGATCTGGTCGACGCCGCGCGTCTCGCCGCGGTGAAGGAGGAAATCGAAGTCCTGCTCGCCGGCACGGCGCTGGAAGACGCGCCGATGCTTCCGGTTTCGTCGGTGACGGGCGAAGGCGTTGCGGCGCTGCGCGCGGCAATCGCGGAGCGGCTCGGCACCTACGCCCGCGCCGAGCGCCCGGGATTCTTTCGCCTGCCGATCGATCGTGCCTTTGTGCTGCACGGCCACGGCGTGGTTGTTACCGGCACCGCGACTTCTGGGACCGTGCGCGAAGGTGACACCATCCGCATTCTGCCGGGGGGTGAGACCGCGCGCGTGCGTTCGGTTCACGTGCACAACGACCTCGTGCGCGAGGGTCATGCGGGCCAGCGCGTGGCGCTCAACCTCAGCGGCGTCGAACGCACCGAAGTTGTGCGCGGCCATGTCGCCTGCAGCCCGGCGCTCGATCGCGCCAGCGATCGCCTCGATGCGTGGGTCGAGCTGCGTCCGGGCGCGCGCCGAGCGGTCGCAACGCATGGTGCAATTCGCCTGTTCGTCGGCACCGCCGACGTGATCGGCAAGCTCGTGCTGCTCGATGCGCGCAGCGAGTTGGCCGCAGGCACGTCATCGTATGCGCAACTGGTGTTGCGCGAGCCGGTGGCGGCACTGCGCGGCGACCGCTTCGTGCTGCGCGACGAGGCGTCGCAGCGGACGATTGGAGGCGGCGTGGTGGTCCACGCCTTTGCCCCGCGCCACCGTCGCAATGATCCGACCGTGTTGGCAGCCGTCACGGCACTGCATCACGCAACCAGCGACGATGCGGTCGTCGAGGCGGTGATCGCATTGGATACCGGCGTGGCGATGGCGCCGGATCTGCTGCTGCAAGCCGCGCACCTGTCGCCCGAGCGCCTACGCGCCGTCCTGCGTTCCGATTCAGGGCTGGTGGTCCTGCCCGAGGTTGAAGCGCCGGAGGCAGTCACCAATAGCGCCAAGTGGCAGCGCGTGCGGCAAGCGACCATCGACGCCGTGATCGAGTGCCATCGTGCGACGCCGCTCGCACCCGGCATCGAGATGGAGTCGGTCCGCACGCGCGTGGCGCCGGATCTCTCGCCGAAGATTTTTCGCGCCGCGCTCGACCGGATCATTGCCGACAAGTTGCTGGTGCGCGACGAGAGTGTCCTTCGCTTACCCGCGCACCGCGTCGCGCTGGGCGGCGCCGATCAAGCGCTCGCAAGTCGCGCCGAGACATTGTTGCGCGACGGCGGCCTGACCCCGCCGGATCTCAAGCAGATCGAGACCGCGCTGGCCGTGCCGCGCGCACGCTTGAACGATTTGTTGCAGCAACTCGAACGCGAAGGCCGTGTGCAGCGCATTGCGCCCGACTTGTACTACGCGGCGGCAGCGCTCGAACGCGCCCGCGGTCTACTGCGTGACTACGTGATCGCGCACGGCGAGATCACCGCGGCCACCTTTCGCGATCTCATCAACGCCAGCCGCAAGTTCTCGATCGCCCTGCTCGACTACTTTGACCGCACCGGCTTCACCCTGCGCGTTGGCGACAGCCGTAAACTGCGACGGCCGTAG